The window GGACACCTGCGCGCTGCAGAAGGAGAAGATCTCCGCCTGATCGTAGAAATCCGCGCGGTGGCCGAGGTCGCGCGCGGTGCGGGCCAGCATTTCGCCGAACTGGCTCACCGCGGGGGGCGCGAGGCCCTCTTCGACGAAGGCGTCGAGCAGCGCCGTGCGGGCGTCGGCATAGGCGAGCGGTTGCAGTTCGCGCTCGATGAGTTCGCCGTCGGCCGCGCGTGCCACGCCAAGGCATGACAGCAGGGTCGCGA is drawn from Azoarcus sp. DN11 and contains these coding sequences:
- a CDS encoding DUF302 domain-containing protein, with product MARAADGELIERELQPLAYADARTALLDAFVEEGLAPPAVSQFGEMLARTARDLGHRADFYDQAEIFSFCSAQVSGRMVAEDVRHIALCPMTIALYTLPGRPRTVFLVSRPPALQTPGGEFARALLRRIVERVLDNAGLRR